In Myxococcales bacterium, the following proteins share a genomic window:
- a CDS encoding nucleotidyltransferase domain-containing protein, giving the protein MTTEAALATFFASRPEVLEAYVFGSTARNDTRPDSDLDLAVYIDRSAPTPPLGHQVELLTELTAIAKTEAVDLVILNHATPLLYHRVLRDGRRLYAKDLAASSLREADALSRYADDIVRLEQVRAAFSPTPAKGAV; this is encoded by the coding sequence ATGACCACGGAAGCGGCCTTGGCAACGTTTTTTGCCTCACGTCCGGAAGTGCTTGAGGCTTATGTCTTCGGGTCAACCGCCCGCAACGATACGAGACCGGACTCAGACCTCGATCTGGCGGTATATATCGATCGGTCAGCGCCCACCCCGCCGTTGGGGCACCAGGTTGAACTGCTGACGGAACTTACCGCCATCGCCAAGACAGAGGCGGTCGATCTTGTCATTTTGAATCACGCGACGCCGCTGCTTTACCACCGCGTGCTGCGCGACGGGCGACGGCTTTATGCCAAGGATTTGGCAGCGTCCAGCCTGCGCGAAGCCGACGCGCTGTCGCGTTACGCCGACGATATTGTACGGCTTGAACAAGTACGCGCTGCCTTTTCGCCGACCCCCGCGAAGGGCGCCGTATGA
- a CDS encoding DUF2442 domain-containing protein yields MNPRPVEVWPLDNFALKVKFSDGDVRCFLATAYLHYPAFHALRDPGFFRQCRVERGTVTWPDGTDFCPDTLYLESKPIP; encoded by the coding sequence ATGAATCCCCGTCCGGTTGAAGTATGGCCACTCGACAACTTCGCGCTCAAGGTGAAGTTTTCTGATGGTGACGTGCGCTGCTTCCTAGCCACGGCATATCTCCACTATCCGGCCTTTCACGCGTTGCGCGACCCCGGCTTTTTTCGGCAGTGCCGGGTTGAGCGCGGCACCGTGACGTGGCCGGACGGCACCGATTTCTGCCCGGATACCCTGTATCTGGAGAGCAAGCCCATTCCCTAA
- a CDS encoding nucleotidyltransferase, which yields MVELAEAGADFVIVGGYAVAMHGHPRATKDIDIFLRPSPENSRKVFQALVAFGAPLQQFGVTESEFAIPGGVLQLGVAPCRIDLLTQATGITFEEAFADCRMLTVGGREVRVIGLAALLKNKRATARPQDLADVAALASGE from the coding sequence CTGGTGGAGCTCGCAGAGGCTGGTGCCGACTTTGTCATCGTGGGTGGCTACGCGGTGGCGATGCACGGCCACCCGCGTGCGACCAAAGATATCGACATTTTTTTACGACCAAGCCCAGAGAATTCGCGGAAGGTGTTTCAAGCCCTTGTAGCCTTCGGTGCGCCGTTACAGCAATTTGGGGTCACGGAGAGTGAATTCGCAATTCCCGGCGGTGTGCTTCAGCTGGGTGTCGCTCCCTGCCGCATTGACCTACTTACCCAGGCGACTGGCATCACCTTCGAAGAAGCGTTCGCGGACTGTCGAATGCTCACGGTAGGCGGTAGAGAGGTAAGGGTCATCGGCTTGGCAGCGCTACTAAAAAACAAACGCGCCACCGCCCGCCCCCAAGATCTGGCCGACGTCGCTGCACTAGCTTCCGGCGAGTAA
- the hemN gene encoding oxygen-independent coproporphyrinogen III oxidase, translated as MQDVASLVAKYATAGPRYTSYPTVPYWESEGFSPAAWQARLVAAVGTLPSPAPISIYVHLPYCESLCTFCGCNRQITKKHDVEGPYIEALLTEWAAWRAALPEVAIAELHFGGGTPSFFAPARLAQLVDGLQALATPLAAAECEYSFEGHPGNTTRAHLEALGTRGFRRVSFGVQDYAPAVQQAIHRVQSPAQVRGVTQTARELGYTSVSHDLVYGLPKQTLASLRETIATTIALRPDRIAFYSYAHVPWIGNTGQRGFSEADLPTPAQKLELFCLGRELFMAAGYEDIGMDHFALPGDDLARATRGGTLHRNFMGYTTRRTEVMLGLGASSISDCGTAFAQNEKTVADYMALVQAGTSPVVRGHLLTDDDVVVRRHILALMCQGTATYDPSDWPAEMRADIEAGLRELVHDDLVRLESDVVNITPAGRTFLRNICMLFDRRLHAAPTAARFSATV; from the coding sequence ATGCAAGACGTAGCTTCTCTCGTCGCAAAATACGCCACCGCGGGACCGCGCTACACCAGCTATCCGACGGTGCCATATTGGGAGAGCGAGGGCTTTTCGCCGGCCGCCTGGCAAGCGCGCCTAGTCGCTGCGGTAGGCACACTGCCATCGCCCGCGCCGATCTCCATTTACGTCCATTTGCCCTATTGCGAGAGTCTGTGCACCTTTTGCGGCTGCAATCGGCAGATCACTAAAAAGCACGACGTCGAGGGGCCGTATATTGAGGCGTTGCTAACGGAGTGGGCGGCGTGGCGCGCGGCGCTGCCCGAGGTCGCCATTGCCGAGTTGCATTTTGGCGGCGGCACGCCTAGTTTCTTCGCGCCGGCGCGGCTGGCGCAATTGGTCGACGGCCTGCAAGCGTTGGCGACACCGCTGGCCGCTGCCGAATGCGAGTACAGCTTTGAGGGCCATCCCGGCAATACGACGCGCGCACATTTGGAGGCGCTCGGGACGCGTGGTTTTCGCCGGGTTAGCTTTGGCGTGCAGGACTACGCGCCTGCGGTGCAGCAGGCTATCCATCGCGTGCAGAGCCCGGCGCAGGTGCGCGGCGTGACGCAGACCGCGCGCGAGCTCGGCTACACCTCGGTCAGTCACGATCTCGTTTACGGGCTGCCGAAGCAAACCCTGGCCTCGCTGCGCGAGACGATCGCAACCACGATCGCGCTGCGTCCCGATCGCATTGCGTTTTACTCGTATGCGCACGTGCCGTGGATCGGGAATACCGGCCAGCGCGGATTTTCCGAGGCGGATTTGCCAACGCCCGCGCAGAAGTTGGAGCTGTTTTGCCTCGGCCGCGAGCTGTTTATGGCGGCGGGCTACGAAGACATCGGCATGGACCACTTCGCGTTGCCAGGTGATGACCTCGCGCGGGCGACGCGTGGTGGCACCCTGCACCGCAATTTCATGGGCTACACCACCAGGCGCACCGAAGTGATGCTTGGCCTGGGCGCCTCGAGCATCAGCGACTGCGGCACCGCGTTTGCGCAAAACGAAAAGACGGTGGCCGATTACATGGCCTTGGTGCAGGCCGGCACGTCGCCAGTGGTGCGCGGCCATCTGCTAACCGATGACGACGTCGTAGTGCGCCGTCATATTTTGGCGCTGATGTGCCAGGGCACGGCGACGTATGACCCAAGCGACTGGCCCGCCGAGATGCGTGCGGACATCGAAGCCGGGCTGCGCGAGCTGGTGCACGACGACCTTGTCCGGCTTGAAAGCGACGTGGTGAACATCACCCCAGCCGGCCGTACGTTTCTTCGCAACATCTGCATGCTATTTGATCGCCGCCTACACGCGGCGCCCACGGCCGCGCGCTTTTCGGCGACCGTCTAG
- a CDS encoding c-type cytochrome: MDGEAVKTAGQTAVAAAPAAADSPAKAEAKALFGSLCSTCHGAGGRGDGAAAAGLNPKPRDYSDKEWQKSVTDEQIATVILKGGAAIGKSPTMPPAPQLESKPEVVAELVKMIRVIGE; this comes from the coding sequence ATGGATGGCGAAGCGGTTAAGACGGCGGGCCAGACCGCGGTTGCCGCGGCACCAGCGGCGGCGGATTCGCCCGCAAAGGCCGAAGCCAAGGCGCTGTTTGGTTCGCTTTGCTCGACCTGCCACGGCGCCGGTGGGCGGGGTGATGGGGCAGCCGCCGCCGGACTCAACCCAAAACCGCGGGATTATTCAGACAAAGAATGGCAAAAATCGGTGACGGACGAGCAAATTGCCACCGTGATTTTGAAAGGCGGCGCCGCAATTGGTAAAAGCCCTACCATGCCACCCGCGCCCCAACTCGAGTCTAAGCCCGAGGTTGTCGCCGAGCTGGTCAAAATGATCCGCGTCATCGGCGAGTAA
- the ccoN gene encoding cytochrome-c oxidase, cbb3-type subunit I translates to MAQTETVVYDDAIVRKFVTASIVWGAVGMLVGLWIALQLAVPSLNVTQYFSFGRLRPLHTNAVIFAFAGNAIFAAIYYSSQRLLKTRMFSDLLSSLHFWGWQLIIVAAAITLPLGITQGKEYAELEWPIDIAIAVVWVTFAVNFFGAMWNRREKHIYVALWFYIATIITVAILHIFNNLVIPVSAFKSYPIYAGVEDAFMQWWYGHNAVAFFLTTPFLGMMYYFLPKAADRPVYSYRLSIIHFWSLVFIYIWAGPHHLHYTALPAWSSTLGMIFSVMLWMPSWGGMINGLLTLRGAWKRVAEDPVLKFFVVAITFYGMSTFEGPMLSIKSVNSLSHYTDWNIAHVHGGALGWNGFMSFGMFYWLVPRLFQTKLYSIKLAGVHFWIATLGILLYVLSLWTAGITQGLMWRAFDDTGRLQNPDFLETMLQLIPLYWVRALGGTMYLVGTLIGAYNIYKTWTTRPAVYADVTASVPPRVRDLGKAVADGPEVKLHRRWEGLPMVFTVLVTLSVIVASLFEIIPTFLIGSNVPRIASVTPYTPLEQYGRDIYIREGCYNCHSQMVRPFVDETVRYGEYSKPGEFIYDRPFQWGSRRIGPDLHREGQKGRNHRWHYMHFEQPTSTSAKSMMPPYPHLLRQEIKWDTIQPRINGLAMLGQPYSRDVLNDAGVVARQQAELIATDLAAQGGPKGTATKEVIALIAYMQRLGTDITKDVPRAAAGAASSGNGGGYESF, encoded by the coding sequence ATGGCTCAGACAGAAACCGTAGTTTACGACGACGCAATTGTTCGCAAGTTCGTCACCGCCAGCATCGTCTGGGGTGCGGTCGGCATGTTGGTGGGGCTGTGGATCGCCCTCCAGCTCGCGGTCCCCAGCCTCAACGTGACGCAATATTTTAGCTTTGGCCGCCTGCGGCCGCTGCACACCAACGCGGTGATCTTTGCCTTTGCCGGCAACGCCATCTTTGCGGCCATCTATTACTCCTCGCAGCGGCTGCTCAAGACGCGGATGTTCTCCGACCTCTTGTCGTCCTTACATTTCTGGGGCTGGCAGCTCATTATTGTGGCCGCCGCCATCACCTTGCCGCTGGGCATCACCCAGGGCAAGGAATACGCCGAGCTCGAGTGGCCGATCGACATTGCCATCGCCGTGGTGTGGGTGACCTTCGCGGTAAACTTCTTTGGGGCGATGTGGAATCGCCGCGAAAAGCACATCTATGTCGCGCTGTGGTTCTACATCGCCACCATCATCACCGTCGCTATCCTGCACATCTTCAACAACCTCGTCATTCCGGTCAGCGCGTTCAAGAGCTATCCGATCTACGCCGGCGTCGAAGATGCCTTCATGCAGTGGTGGTACGGCCACAACGCGGTCGCCTTTTTCCTAACCACGCCATTTTTGGGCATGATGTATTACTTCTTGCCGAAAGCGGCGGATCGCCCGGTTTATAGCTATCGGCTATCGATTATTCACTTTTGGTCGCTGGTGTTTATCTACATCTGGGCCGGGCCGCATCACCTGCACTACACCGCGCTGCCGGCGTGGTCGTCGACGCTCGGCATGATCTTCTCGGTCATGCTGTGGATGCCATCGTGGGGCGGCATGATCAATGGCCTGCTCACCCTGCGCGGCGCGTGGAAGCGCGTTGCCGAAGACCCCGTGCTCAAGTTTTTCGTGGTTGCCATCACCTTCTACGGGATGTCGACATTTGAAGGCCCGATGCTCTCGATCAAGAGCGTCAACTCGTTGTCGCATTACACCGACTGGAACATCGCGCACGTGCACGGCGGCGCGCTCGGCTGGAACGGCTTCATGTCGTTCGGCATGTTTTATTGGCTGGTGCCGCGGCTCTTTCAAACCAAGCTGTATTCGATCAAGCTCGCCGGCGTCCACTTCTGGATCGCCACCCTCGGCATCTTGCTCTATGTGCTTTCGCTGTGGACCGCGGGCATCACCCAGGGCCTGATGTGGCGCGCGTTTGATGATACGGGGCGTCTGCAAAATCCAGACTTCCTCGAGACCATGTTGCAGCTCATCCCGCTGTATTGGGTGCGCGCCCTCGGCGGCACCATGTACCTCGTGGGCACGTTGATCGGCGCCTACAACATCTACAAGACGTGGACCACGCGCCCTGCGGTCTACGCCGACGTCACCGCCAGCGTGCCGCCGCGGGTGCGAGATCTCGGCAAGGCGGTCGCCGACGGCCCCGAGGTCAAGCTGCATCGCCGCTGGGAAGGCCTGCCCATGGTCTTCACGGTGCTCGTCACGCTCTCGGTCATTGTCGCCTCGCTGTTTGAGATTATTCCGACCTTTCTCATTGGCAGCAACGTGCCGCGCATCGCCTCGGTGACGCCGTATACGCCGCTGGAGCAATATGGCCGCGATATCTACATTCGCGAGGGTTGCTACAACTGCCATTCGCAGATGGTTCGCCCGTTTGTCGACGAGACCGTGCGCTATGGCGAATACTCCAAGCCCGGCGAATTTATCTATGATCGGCCGTTTCAATGGGGCAGCCGCCGCATCGGGCCCGATCTGCACCGCGAAGGTCAGAAGGGACGCAATCATCGCTGGCACTACATGCACTTCGAGCAGCCAACCTCGACGTCGGCGAAGTCCATGATGCCGCCGTACCCACACTTGCTTCGCCAGGAGATCAAGTGGGACACCATCCAGCCGCGCATCAACGGGCTGGCGATGCTGGGGCAACCCTATAGCCGCGACGTGCTCAATGATGCCGGCGTGGTGGCGCGGCAGCAGGCCGAGCTGATTGCCACGGATTTGGCGGCGCAGGGCGGCCCCAAGGGCACGGCGACCAAAGAAGTAATTGCGCTCATCGCCTACATGCAGCGCCTCGGCACCGACATCACCAAGGATGTGCCGCGGGCCGCCGCGGGCGCCGCGTCGTCAGGCAACGGAGGTGGCTATGAGTCTTTCTGA
- a CDS encoding CcoQ/FixQ family Cbb3-type cytochrome c oxidase assembly chaperone, with product MSLSELMSKMGVADFTGAALIIFFVVFIAVGVRALLYRKQTVEYKSQLPFEDGTKEPSR from the coding sequence ATGAGTCTTTCTGAGCTAATGTCGAAGATGGGCGTCGCCGATTTTACCGGCGCGGCGCTCATTATTTTCTTTGTCGTCTTTATCGCGGTGGGCGTGCGTGCGTTGCTCTATCGCAAGCAGACCGTTGAATACAAGAGCCAGCTCCCGTTCGAAGACGGGACCAAGGAGCCAAGCCGATGA
- a CDS encoding c-type cytochrome codes for MSEPTIKPAEPQRDTTGAPLLSHDYDGIQEFDNPLPGWWTAILVLSVIHSVAYFIWFHGGGPGKSETETYAAEWADYAKLKKDVAAKEAAEISEATLAAASKDQAVLARGKEVFTINCVSCHGPAGAGLVGPNLTDMSQIHGAQRLDIYKTIRDGVIDKGMVAWGTMLTHEQVVDVTAYTATLRGQNVAGKAAEGQAVSPYAIP; via the coding sequence ATGAGCGAACCAACCATCAAACCAGCCGAGCCTCAACGCGACACCACGGGGGCACCGCTGCTGAGCCACGACTACGACGGCATCCAAGAATTCGATAATCCGCTGCCCGGCTGGTGGACCGCCATCTTGGTGCTCAGCGTGATCCACTCGGTGGCGTACTTCATTTGGTTTCACGGTGGCGGCCCTGGAAAATCCGAGACGGAAACCTATGCCGCTGAGTGGGCGGACTACGCCAAGCTTAAAAAGGACGTCGCGGCGAAGGAAGCCGCCGAGATCTCCGAGGCCACGCTCGCCGCCGCCAGCAAAGATCAGGCGGTCCTCGCGCGCGGCAAAGAAGTGTTTACGATCAATTGCGTCAGCTGCCATGGCCCCGCCGGTGCGGGCTTGGTTGGGCCAAATCTGACCGACATGTCACAGATCCACGGTGCGCAGCGCCTCGACATTTACAAGACCATCCGCGATGGCGTCATCGACAAGGGCATGGTCGCGTGGGGCACCATGTTGACGCACGAGCAGGTGGTCGACGTGACGGCGTACACGGCCACGCTGCGCGGCCAGAACGTCGCCGGCAAGGCCGCGGAAGGTCAAGCGGTTTCGCCATACGCGATTCCGTAG
- the ccoG gene encoding cytochrome c oxidase accessory protein CcoG, translating into MTAPKQAPERVLSTLNNDGSRFWIHPKLVKGRLWWQRAVVGYALIALFVALPIISIDGKPAMLLDILAREFTLFGTTFRPSDTFLLLLLGIASLLSIFWITALFGRIWCGWGCPQTVYMEFVFRPIESWLEGGPTQRKALDQKRPTWRRLAKWAIFAVIAFAMANIFLSYFLGWHRLVKWIGNVPSEHPFGFATVMFVSALVFFDFAYFREQMCTVACPYGRLQSVLIDPNSLIVGYDVARGEPRGKPGSKKSLPVVGEAQGDCVACNACVAVCPTGIDIRNGLQMECIGCTQCIDACEPIMEKLGRPTGLIRYSSQNELEGKPRQVVRARTILYPIGILVALTLFAYNLSHRGGTDVWVVRNAQVTYQELPGGRIATSVRVKIENKSEAHRVYRIALQDAKGELISPTSPLQLDAKKATTIPVFISVAKVDFEHGKHASQILLTDDAGFRRELAITLFGPEHDDEKEKGDHDDH; encoded by the coding sequence ATGACCGCGCCCAAGCAAGCCCCCGAGCGCGTCCTCTCGACGCTCAACAACGACGGCTCGCGGTTTTGGATTCATCCCAAGCTGGTCAAGGGGCGGCTGTGGTGGCAGCGGGCGGTGGTCGGCTACGCGCTGATTGCCTTGTTCGTCGCGCTGCCGATCATCTCCATCGACGGCAAGCCGGCGATGTTGCTCGACATCTTGGCGCGCGAGTTCACGCTGTTTGGCACCACGTTTCGCCCCAGCGACACGTTCTTGCTGCTCTTGCTCGGCATTGCGTCGTTGCTCTCCATTTTTTGGATAACCGCGCTGTTTGGCCGCATCTGGTGCGGCTGGGGCTGCCCGCAAACCGTTTACATGGAGTTTGTCTTTCGCCCCATCGAGAGCTGGCTTGAGGGCGGGCCGACCCAGCGCAAGGCGCTCGATCAAAAACGCCCAACCTGGCGCCGTTTGGCTAAATGGGCGATTTTTGCGGTCATCGCGTTTGCCATGGCCAACATCTTTTTGTCGTATTTTCTCGGCTGGCACCGGCTGGTAAAATGGATCGGCAATGTGCCCAGCGAGCATCCGTTTGGCTTTGCCACCGTGATGTTTGTGTCCGCGCTCGTGTTTTTTGATTTTGCCTATTTTCGCGAACAGATGTGTACCGTGGCCTGTCCCTATGGGCGCCTGCAGTCGGTCTTGATTGATCCGAATTCGCTGATTGTTGGCTACGACGTCGCGCGGGGCGAGCCGCGCGGCAAGCCGGGGTCAAAGAAGAGTTTGCCGGTGGTCGGTGAGGCGCAGGGCGATTGCGTGGCCTGTAACGCCTGCGTCGCGGTGTGCCCGACCGGCATCGATATTCGCAACGGCCTGCAGATGGAATGCATTGGCTGCACGCAGTGCATCGACGCCTGCGAGCCGATCATGGAAAAGCTGGGGCGCCCGACAGGGCTCATCCGCTATTCGTCGCAAAACGAGCTCGAGGGCAAGCCTCGGCAGGTGGTGCGGGCGCGCACCATTCTCTATCCCATCGGCATCTTGGTCGCGCTGACCCTGTTTGCCTATAACCTGTCGCATCGCGGCGGCACCGATGTGTGGGTGGTGCGCAACGCGCAAGTGACGTATCAGGAATTGCCGGGTGGGCGCATCGCGACCTCGGTGCGCGTCAAGATCGAGAACAAGTCCGAAGCGCATCGCGTCTATCGCATCGCGCTACAGGACGCCAAGGGCGAGCTCATCTCGCCAACCTCGCCGCTGCAACTCGATGCCAAGAAGGCCACCACCATCCCGGTGTTTATCAGCGTCGCCAAGGTGGACTTTGAGCACGGCAAGCACGCCTCGCAAATCTTGCTCACCGACGACGCCGGGTTTCGCCGCGAACTGGCGATCACGCTGTTTGGGCCCGAGCATGACGATGAAAAAGAAAAGGGCGATCATGACGACCACTAG
- a CDS encoding FixH family protein, which produces MTTTSTANPGGAEPANAAGSWWRDPGKRWIGVVLILLLGNVGMVGMLMIAAGPADARRVIPDYYQRAATYDREIAQRGTNRQMGLSTRIVATASTWTLGVRGRNGAVTDARVGVAIRHRSRPELDRAIVLTPASGGYETALALPVGLYDVEVTIETAAGKFIDTQEVEIKP; this is translated from the coding sequence ATGACGACCACTAGCACAGCCAACCCAGGGGGCGCCGAGCCCGCGAACGCCGCCGGCTCGTGGTGGCGCGATCCGGGCAAGCGGTGGATCGGCGTCGTGCTGATCTTGCTGCTCGGCAACGTCGGCATGGTCGGGATGCTGATGATCGCGGCGGGCCCGGCCGATGCGCGGCGGGTTATCCCGGACTACTATCAGCGCGCGGCAACCTACGACAGGGAGATTGCGCAGCGTGGGACTAATCGCCAAATGGGACTCAGCACGCGCATCGTCGCGACCGCCTCGACGTGGACGCTTGGAGTGCGCGGTCGAAACGGCGCGGTCACCGACGCGCGCGTTGGCGTCGCCATCCGCCATCGCAGCCGCCCAGAGCTCGATAGGGCGATCGTGTTAACGCCCGCGAGCGGCGGCTATGAGACCGCGTTGGCGTTACCCGTTGGCCTCTACGACGTTGAGGTCACCATTGAGACCGCAGCGGGCAAATTTATCGATACGCAAGAGGTCGAAATCAAGCCATGA
- a CDS encoding sulfite exporter TauE/SafE family protein, producing the protein MTASLIATVFAASIIGSLHCVAMCGPLASLAMGQSAGRGRFAAGHAIGRLGVYALLGALAGLAGKTFDLAGRALNVQRFAMIVAGGVLLAWGLYHLAVALGMRPIAVKNALYRKSLVRLQKTPPGRRAVLMGSLSGLLPCGWLWSFVILAAGTGTVLGGLAVMTVFWAGTVPALTGALTLFEPVLRYLRQKLPLVTAITVVVLGLMALSMRAPLLARDEAAASAKTVDVTKGELPACHGGH; encoded by the coding sequence ATGACCGCGTCGCTTATCGCCACGGTGTTTGCGGCGAGCATTATTGGCTCGCTGCATTGCGTGGCGATGTGCGGGCCGTTGGCATCGTTGGCAATGGGGCAGAGCGCGGGGCGCGGCCGGTTTGCGGCGGGGCATGCGATCGGGCGCCTTGGCGTATATGCGTTGCTTGGCGCGCTTGCCGGCCTCGCGGGCAAGACCTTTGATTTGGCGGGACGCGCGCTCAACGTGCAGCGCTTTGCGATGATCGTCGCCGGCGGCGTCTTGCTCGCGTGGGGGCTATATCATTTAGCCGTTGCGCTCGGGATGCGGCCGATCGCGGTGAAAAATGCCTTGTATCGCAAGTCGCTGGTGCGTTTGCAGAAGACGCCACCGGGGCGGCGCGCCGTGCTCATGGGATCGCTTAGCGGGCTGTTGCCGTGCGGCTGGCTGTGGTCGTTTGTAATTTTGGCGGCGGGCACGGGCACGGTGCTTGGCGGGCTCGCGGTGATGACGGTATTTTGGGCGGGGACGGTGCCCGCGCTCACCGGCGCGTTAACGCTGTTTGAGCCGGTTTTACGCTATCTGCGGCAGAAACTGCCGTTAGTCACTGCGATCACGGTGGTCGTGCTTGGGCTCATGGCCTTATCCATGCGCGCGCCATTGCTCGCGCGCGACGAGGCGGCGGCATCGGCAAAGACGGTCGACGTGACCAAGGGCGAACTGCCGGCCTGCCACGGGGGCCACTAG